Proteins co-encoded in one Myxococcus xanthus genomic window:
- the hisH gene encoding imidazole glycerol phosphate synthase subunit HisH, whose translation MRVTLFDYGAGNLHSLAKALATVPGAEVRVQEDPLRALDTDVLVLPGVGAFGAAVARLEPGREAMRAALEQGLPCLGICLGMQLLFEGSDEGEGAGLGYFAGRVKRLAAKRVPEIGWNQVEDERTLAGARLDTVYYAHSFVCRAADASVVTGWTTHEADRFPAAVRRGRVVGVQFHPEKSSTAGVRFVQAFLREVAP comes from the coding sequence ATGAGAGTCACCTTGTTCGACTACGGCGCGGGAAACCTCCACTCGCTGGCCAAGGCGCTGGCCACGGTGCCGGGCGCTGAGGTGCGCGTCCAGGAGGACCCCTTGCGTGCGCTGGACACCGACGTGCTGGTGCTGCCGGGGGTGGGCGCATTCGGTGCGGCGGTGGCGCGGCTCGAGCCGGGGCGCGAAGCCATGCGCGCGGCACTGGAGCAGGGCCTGCCGTGCCTGGGCATCTGCCTGGGCATGCAGTTGCTCTTCGAAGGCAGTGACGAAGGCGAGGGCGCCGGCCTCGGTTACTTCGCGGGCCGGGTGAAACGGCTGGCGGCGAAGCGAGTGCCCGAGATTGGCTGGAACCAGGTTGAGGACGAACGCACGCTGGCGGGTGCGCGGCTGGACACCGTGTACTACGCGCACAGCTTCGTCTGCCGCGCCGCGGATGCTTCGGTGGTGACGGGGTGGACGACGCACGAGGCGGACCGCTTCCCGGCGGCGGTGCGCAGGGGAAGGGTGGTGGGTGTGCAGTTCCACCCGGAGAAGTCCTCCACGGCGGGCGTGCGCTTCGTGCAGGCCTTCCTGCGGGAGGTGGCGCCGTGA
- a CDS encoding pyridoxal phosphate-dependent aminotransferase — translation MIPRRASYRDIPLYAPSTRPCRVDLSDNTNLFGVPPSVERVLATTVSRVPRYPRGYAPDLRRALAASIGAAPDEITTGCGSDDVIDSALRAFLEPGDTLAYQDPTFVMVPLFAKVNGLEGVPVPLKPDFDVDADALLGTGAKVIFLCSPNNPTGTALSRAAVERVVEDAPGIVIIDEAYADFAPGKDFLDLARRRSNVLVTRTFSKAFGLAGLRVGWGVGAPELVAELEKARGPYKLTSVAEAVAVSVLKGDADWVRARAEEAVACRERLRGELVSLGLTPLPSEANFLMVPLPGALAVAERMRERDVNVRAFQALTGVGDALRIGVGPWPLMEAALAALREALR, via the coding sequence ATGATTCCCAGGCGGGCTTCGTATCGGGACATTCCGCTGTACGCGCCTTCGACGCGGCCGTGCCGGGTGGACCTGAGTGACAACACCAACCTCTTTGGCGTTCCGCCCTCCGTGGAGCGGGTTCTTGCCACCACCGTGTCCCGCGTACCGCGTTATCCGCGGGGTTATGCCCCGGACCTGCGCCGGGCGCTGGCTGCGTCCATTGGAGCGGCGCCCGACGAGATAACGACGGGCTGTGGCTCGGATGATGTCATCGACTCGGCGCTGCGCGCCTTCTTGGAGCCCGGGGACACGCTGGCCTATCAGGACCCGACCTTCGTCATGGTGCCGTTGTTCGCCAAGGTGAACGGACTCGAGGGCGTGCCGGTGCCGTTGAAGCCGGACTTCGATGTGGATGCGGACGCACTGCTCGGCACGGGGGCGAAGGTCATCTTCCTGTGCTCGCCCAACAACCCCACAGGCACCGCGCTGTCGCGGGCGGCGGTGGAGCGTGTTGTCGAGGACGCACCTGGCATCGTCATCATCGATGAGGCCTATGCGGACTTCGCGCCGGGGAAGGACTTCCTCGACCTGGCGCGACGGCGGTCGAATGTCCTGGTGACGCGCACCTTCTCCAAGGCCTTCGGGCTGGCGGGGCTGAGAGTCGGGTGGGGCGTCGGAGCGCCCGAACTGGTGGCGGAGCTCGAGAAGGCTCGCGGACCCTACAAGCTCACCAGTGTCGCGGAGGCCGTGGCCGTCTCGGTGCTGAAGGGTGACGCGGACTGGGTGCGAGCCCGTGCGGAGGAAGCCGTCGCCTGTCGCGAGCGGCTGCGCGGCGAGTTGGTGTCGTTGGGTCTGACGCCTCTGCCATCGGAAGCCAACTTCCTGATGGTGCCGCTGCCGGGCGCGTTGGCGGTCGCGGAGCGGATGCGAGAGCGGGACGTGAATGTGCGGGCGTTCCAGGCGCTGACGGGCGTGGGCGACGCGCTCCGAATCGGTGTGGGGCCCTGGCCCTTGATGGAGGCGGCGCTGGCGGCGCTGCGGGAGGCGCTGCGATGA
- the hisD gene encoding histidinol dehydrogenase produces MTAFLASSTLRYRGPLSALAREDVRRLLDRATGSDARVALRVREIIARVRAEGDQALFELARQFDRVELTALEVPREVCAAALAGLEPSVRDALARAARNIALAHAPQKPQWVEVETEPGVLVGRRPDPLGRVGVYAPGGRAVYPSSVLMGVVPAKVAGVGEVIVCSPPGPDGLPHPSVLAAASLAGADRVFSLGGAGAVAAMAHGTESVPRVDRIVGPGNAYVAEAKLQVVGAVAIEAPAGPSEILVVADDTANPAAVAREMLAQAEHDPEAACVTLALGDALADAIAAEVERQAERAKRWEIVTSALGSRGAVLTVASLEEAWPFVADFAPEHLLIATASPREDLGQVRNAGTVFLGERSSVAYGDYMTGSNHVLPTAGLARAYSGLNLLDFYRWTTYQRVAPTAAASLAEDVGRLADSEGLFAHADAARAWGRP; encoded by the coding sequence ATGACGGCCTTCCTTGCTTCGTCGACCCTGAGGTACCGCGGTCCTCTGTCCGCTCTTGCTCGGGAGGACGTCCGGCGTCTGCTGGACCGCGCGACTGGATCCGATGCCCGCGTCGCGCTGCGCGTGCGGGAGATCATCGCCCGCGTGCGAGCGGAAGGGGACCAGGCGCTCTTCGAACTCGCGCGGCAGTTCGACCGCGTGGAGCTGACGGCGCTGGAGGTTCCGCGAGAGGTCTGTGCCGCGGCGCTCGCCGGATTGGAGCCATCGGTCAGGGACGCGCTGGCCCGAGCGGCCCGCAACATCGCCCTGGCGCACGCGCCGCAGAAGCCGCAATGGGTGGAGGTCGAAACCGAGCCCGGTGTGCTCGTGGGCCGGCGGCCGGATCCGCTGGGCCGCGTGGGGGTGTATGCACCGGGAGGCCGCGCGGTGTACCCCAGCAGCGTACTGATGGGGGTGGTGCCCGCGAAGGTAGCGGGCGTGGGCGAGGTCATCGTGTGCTCGCCGCCGGGGCCCGATGGATTGCCACACCCCAGCGTGCTGGCGGCGGCATCTCTGGCGGGCGCGGACCGAGTCTTCTCGCTGGGCGGCGCTGGCGCGGTGGCGGCCATGGCCCATGGCACGGAAAGCGTGCCGCGCGTGGACCGCATCGTGGGGCCGGGCAATGCCTATGTGGCCGAGGCCAAGCTGCAGGTGGTGGGCGCGGTGGCGATTGAAGCACCCGCGGGCCCCAGTGAAATCCTGGTCGTGGCCGACGACACGGCGAACCCTGCCGCGGTGGCGCGGGAGATGCTGGCTCAGGCGGAGCATGACCCAGAGGCGGCTTGTGTCACGCTGGCGCTGGGGGACGCGCTGGCGGACGCCATCGCCGCGGAGGTGGAGCGGCAGGCCGAGCGCGCGAAGCGGTGGGAGATCGTCACGTCGGCCCTGGGCTCTCGCGGCGCGGTGCTGACGGTGGCGTCCCTGGAGGAAGCCTGGCCCTTCGTGGCGGACTTTGCTCCGGAGCATCTGCTCATCGCCACCGCGTCGCCGCGGGAGGACCTGGGGCAGGTGCGCAACGCGGGCACCGTCTTCCTGGGTGAGCGCTCGTCGGTGGCCTACGGCGATTACATGACCGGCTCCAACCACGTGTTGCCCACGGCGGGGTTGGCGCGGGCGTACTCGGGACTCAACCTGCTCGACTTCTACCGGTGGACCACCTACCAGCGCGTCGCGCCCACGGCGGCGGCGTCTCTTGCGGAGGACGTGGGGCGGCTGGCCGACAGTGAAGGTCTCTTCGCGCACGCGGACGCCGCGCGCGCCTGGGGGCGGCCATGA
- the hisG gene encoding ATP phosphoribosyltransferase, giving the protein MLLKIALPNKGRLSDEVRELFNDAGLEVRARGERALTASLGGEFEAIFVRAQDIPEFVADGAAHAGVTGWDLVCESGRELDLLMDLEFGRCRLVVAAREEGGFASPEDVKEGMRVASCFPRLTQEFFARRGQRVAVVPVSGAAEIAPHLGIADIVVDLTSTGSTLKMNGLREVGTVLESSARLVACKGNPVDTQQKLDELKQALGSVLAARDKRYLMANVPKDSLIRVREVLPGLNGPTVVDVLDGGDFVAVHAVVPAKTIYRTINALKALGCEGILVTRIERLMA; this is encoded by the coding sequence ATGCTGCTGAAGATTGCTCTGCCCAACAAAGGCCGCCTCTCGGACGAAGTACGGGAGTTGTTCAATGACGCGGGCCTGGAGGTGCGGGCCCGGGGTGAGCGCGCGCTCACCGCGTCATTGGGCGGAGAGTTCGAGGCCATCTTCGTCCGCGCCCAGGACATCCCGGAGTTCGTGGCGGACGGCGCCGCGCATGCGGGTGTCACCGGTTGGGACCTGGTGTGTGAGTCCGGACGTGAGCTGGACCTGCTGATGGACCTGGAGTTCGGCAGGTGTCGCCTGGTGGTGGCGGCGCGGGAGGAGGGCGGCTTCGCCTCGCCGGAAGACGTGAAGGAGGGCATGCGGGTCGCGTCCTGCTTCCCCCGGCTGACGCAGGAGTTCTTCGCCAGGCGCGGGCAGCGGGTGGCGGTGGTACCAGTATCGGGCGCGGCGGAGATTGCGCCCCATCTGGGCATCGCGGACATCGTCGTGGACCTGACGTCCACCGGCTCCACGCTGAAGATGAATGGCCTGCGCGAGGTCGGCACGGTGCTGGAGTCCAGCGCGCGGCTGGTGGCGTGCAAGGGCAATCCGGTGGACACCCAGCAGAAGCTGGACGAGCTGAAGCAGGCGCTGGGCTCGGTGTTGGCGGCGCGCGACAAGCGCTACCTGATGGCCAACGTGCCGAAGGATTCGCTCATCCGGGTGCGCGAAGTCCTCCCGGGCCTCAATGGTCCCACCGTGGTGGACGTGCTGGACGGTGGTGACTTCGTGGCCGTGCACGCGGTGGTGCCGGCGAAGACCATCTACCGCACCATCAACGCGCTGAAGGCACTGGGCTGCGAGGGCATCCTCGTCACCCGCATTGAAAGGTTGATGGCATGA
- the thiO gene encoding glycine oxidase ThiO: MQVADVIIVGGGIMGCGIALRLRQAGVRVVVLERSIPGAEASSAAAGMLAPQMESDGPGAFLELCLRSRGLYPAFAAELRELSGVDVAYRPCGILKVAFNEASLHHLDATVAWQRGMGLRAELLDGAAARALEPRLSAKAVGAAHFPDDHQLDNRLLVRALTMAAARLGAEFRSGYVRGVVQEGGRAVGVDLDGELLRADAVVLAAGSWSALVHGAGVEARAVRPARGQMVQFQTRLPLLDRIVTSEKGYLVPRADGRVIAGSTMELVGFDKQVTAAGLARILDMALELCPELGSAPVTETWAGFRPWTEDKRPYLGEGPVPGLFLATGHFRNGILLAPITAKLVAQAVLGERPAVDLAPFRYDRSPAQPRT; this comes from the coding sequence ATGCAAGTCGCGGACGTCATCATCGTGGGTGGGGGCATCATGGGCTGCGGCATCGCGCTGCGGCTGCGGCAGGCCGGAGTGCGCGTCGTCGTGCTGGAGCGCTCCATTCCAGGTGCGGAGGCCTCCAGCGCGGCGGCGGGAATGCTCGCGCCCCAGATGGAGTCCGACGGTCCGGGCGCCTTCCTGGAATTGTGCCTGCGCAGCCGCGGCCTCTATCCCGCCTTCGCCGCCGAGCTGCGCGAGCTTTCCGGCGTGGACGTGGCCTACCGGCCCTGCGGCATCCTCAAGGTCGCCTTCAACGAGGCCAGCCTGCACCACCTGGACGCCACGGTGGCGTGGCAGCGTGGCATGGGCCTCCGGGCCGAATTGCTCGACGGCGCCGCGGCCCGCGCCCTGGAGCCTCGCCTTTCCGCGAAGGCCGTGGGCGCCGCGCACTTCCCGGATGACCATCAGTTGGACAACCGGCTCCTGGTGCGAGCCCTGACGATGGCCGCCGCCCGGCTGGGCGCGGAGTTCCGCAGCGGCTACGTGCGCGGCGTGGTGCAGGAGGGTGGCCGCGCGGTGGGCGTGGACCTGGACGGCGAGCTGCTGCGCGCCGACGCGGTGGTGCTGGCCGCGGGCTCCTGGTCCGCCCTGGTCCACGGCGCCGGCGTGGAGGCACGGGCGGTGCGGCCCGCGCGCGGGCAGATGGTTCAATTCCAGACACGCCTGCCCCTGCTGGACCGCATCGTCACGTCCGAGAAGGGCTACCTGGTCCCGCGCGCGGACGGCCGCGTCATCGCTGGCAGCACCATGGAGCTGGTGGGCTTCGACAAGCAGGTGACCGCGGCGGGGCTGGCGCGCATCCTCGACATGGCCCTGGAGCTGTGCCCGGAGTTGGGCTCGGCGCCCGTCACGGAGACGTGGGCGGGCTTCCGGCCGTGGACCGAGGACAAGCGGCCCTACCTGGGTGAAGGCCCCGTGCCCGGGCTCTTCCTGGCCACGGGCCACTTCCGAAACGGCATCCTCCTGGCCCCCATCACCGCGAAGCTCGTCGCGCAGGCCGTACTGGGTGAGCGTCCCGCCGTGGACCTGGCCCCCTTCCGGTACGATCGCTCGCCCGCCCAACCCCGCACCTGA
- a CDS encoding HD-GYP domain-containing protein, translating to MEAIPPAPPRILIVDDDDSVRDVISVLLREEGYNCVVANGAEMALDLAGEEETPLVISDMKMPGKDGLWLLENLRERLPDTSVIMLTGYGDTESAVDCLRRGAVDYLLKPPKLTDLIRAIERALAKRRIEMARKRYQKKLERKVRDRTAELRSALRDIANTYQNTLLALVAALDAREHETSDHSQRVVSYTSAIAQRMGIQGKELEEIGRGALLHDIGKIGVPDAVLLKPGKLTPDEWLEMRKHPDIGFQMIQAIPFLDTPASIVLSHQERWDGAGYPRNLQRHEIHIGARIFAVADTLDAMTSDRPYRKGTTFTNAIQEIKRCANTQFDPEVVRAFLDIGEEGLIRIKQEMATKKLQLPQAEQDAHDAEAELARLTDLDDDVDAAVPGHSASDEDEPKSAVVRSVAGNKG from the coding sequence GTGGAAGCCATCCCCCCTGCCCCACCCCGAATCCTCATCGTCGATGATGACGACTCCGTACGAGACGTCATCTCTGTCCTGCTACGTGAGGAAGGCTACAACTGTGTCGTCGCCAACGGGGCCGAGATGGCCCTGGACCTGGCGGGCGAGGAGGAGACGCCGCTCGTCATCAGTGACATGAAGATGCCGGGCAAGGACGGCCTCTGGCTCCTGGAGAACCTCCGCGAGCGGCTCCCCGACACCTCCGTCATCATGCTCACGGGCTACGGTGACACCGAATCGGCAGTGGACTGCCTGCGCCGCGGCGCGGTGGACTACCTGCTCAAGCCACCCAAGCTCACGGACCTCATCCGGGCCATCGAGCGGGCGCTGGCCAAGCGCCGCATCGAGATGGCCCGCAAGCGCTACCAGAAGAAGCTGGAGCGCAAGGTCCGGGACAGGACGGCCGAGCTGCGCAGCGCCCTGCGCGACATCGCCAACACGTACCAGAACACGCTGCTGGCCCTGGTGGCCGCCCTGGACGCGCGCGAGCACGAGACGAGCGACCACTCCCAGCGCGTGGTCAGCTACACGTCCGCCATCGCGCAGCGCATGGGCATCCAGGGCAAGGAGCTGGAGGAGATCGGACGCGGCGCGCTGCTGCACGACATCGGGAAGATTGGCGTGCCGGACGCGGTGCTGCTCAAGCCGGGCAAGCTCACCCCGGACGAGTGGCTGGAGATGCGCAAGCACCCGGACATCGGCTTCCAGATGATCCAGGCCATTCCGTTCCTGGACACGCCTGCCTCCATCGTCCTTTCGCACCAGGAGCGCTGGGACGGCGCCGGCTATCCGCGCAACCTCCAGCGGCACGAAATCCACATCGGCGCGCGCATCTTCGCCGTGGCGGACACGCTGGACGCGATGACGAGCGACCGGCCCTACCGCAAGGGCACGACGTTCACCAACGCCATCCAGGAGATCAAACGCTGCGCCAACACGCAGTTCGATCCGGAGGTCGTGCGGGCGTTCCTCGACATTGGCGAGGAGGGGCTGATCCGCATCAAGCAGGAGATGGCGACGAAGAAGCTCCAGCTCCCGCAGGCCGAGCAGGACGCCCATGACGCCGAGGCGGAGCTGGCCCGGCTCACGGATCTGGACGACGACGTGGACGCCGCCGTGCCTGGGCACTCCGCCAGTGACGAGGACGAGCCCAAGTCCGCCGTCGTTCGTTCGGTGGCTGGCAACAAGGGGTGA
- the moaA gene encoding GTP 3',8-cyclase MoaA: MTTPALQPPPSALAPPLLDAQGRRMTYLRLSITDRCNFRCSYCSPASWGGKRDLLGPEELERITSVFARMGIRRVRLTGGEPLIRPDILDIARRIAAVPGIQHLAITSNASHLERLARPLREAGVTQLNLSLDTLLAETFRRISKQGDFDAVLRGVDAAAGAGYASLKLNVVVMRGVNDEEASALIAYAHARGFTPRFIELMPFGQGTPVPTAELVERLQASGLPLEPEPDDTGDAAGPARYWRAPGGRVGFISPLTQNFCGTCNRVRVASNGDLRSCLGGRAQAPLHQLIRGGASDVELAVAIRRALGDKPEGHRFTEPGNGATLLSMMGIGG; the protein is encoded by the coding sequence GTGACGACACCTGCCCTCCAGCCCCCGCCTTCCGCGTTGGCTCCGCCCCTGCTGGACGCGCAGGGGCGGCGGATGACGTACCTGAGGCTGAGCATCACCGACCGGTGCAACTTCCGGTGCAGCTACTGCTCGCCCGCTTCGTGGGGTGGCAAGCGGGACCTGCTGGGCCCCGAGGAGTTGGAGCGAATCACCTCCGTCTTCGCCCGCATGGGAATCCGCCGCGTGCGGCTCACCGGCGGCGAGCCGTTGATCCGCCCGGACATCCTCGACATCGCCCGGCGCATCGCCGCGGTGCCCGGCATCCAGCACCTGGCCATCACCAGCAATGCCAGCCACCTGGAGCGGCTCGCCCGCCCCCTGCGCGAGGCGGGCGTCACCCAGCTCAACCTGAGCCTGGACACCCTCCTGGCGGAGACGTTCCGCCGCATCTCCAAACAGGGGGATTTCGACGCGGTGCTGCGAGGCGTGGACGCGGCGGCGGGCGCCGGCTACGCGTCTCTCAAGCTCAACGTCGTCGTCATGCGGGGCGTGAACGACGAGGAAGCCTCCGCCCTGATCGCCTATGCGCACGCGCGCGGCTTCACGCCCCGCTTCATCGAGCTGATGCCCTTCGGTCAGGGCACGCCGGTGCCCACCGCGGAGCTGGTAGAGCGGCTCCAGGCGTCAGGACTGCCGCTGGAACCCGAGCCTGATGACACGGGCGACGCCGCCGGACCGGCGCGCTACTGGCGTGCGCCCGGAGGCCGCGTGGGCTTCATCTCCCCGCTCACACAGAACTTCTGCGGCACCTGCAACCGCGTGCGCGTGGCGTCCAATGGCGACTTGCGCAGCTGCCTCGGCGGCCGGGCGCAGGCGCCGCTGCACCAGCTCATCCGCGGCGGCGCCAGCGACGTGGAGCTGGCCGTGGCCATCCGCCGGGCGCTGGGCGACAAGCCAGAAGGGCACCGCTTCACCGAGCCCGGCAACGGCGCCACGTTGCTGTCCATGATGGGCATCGGCGGTTGA
- a CDS encoding DUF4870 domain-containing protein, translating to METPPQEQMGSFISGTPMPTQDEKTMGLLAHMGTILANFVGLGFAVPLVLMLTKGKESSFVRAHAVESLNFQITVFIAAFVSAITVCIGIGAVLLPIVGIVAIVFAIIAGLKANEGQLYKYPVNIRLVK from the coding sequence ATGGAGACTCCGCCGCAGGAGCAAATGGGTTCGTTCATCAGTGGCACGCCGATGCCGACCCAGGATGAGAAGACGATGGGGCTGCTCGCTCACATGGGCACCATCCTGGCCAACTTCGTGGGCCTGGGCTTCGCCGTGCCGCTGGTGCTGATGCTGACGAAGGGCAAGGAGTCCTCCTTCGTCCGCGCCCACGCCGTGGAGTCGCTGAACTTCCAGATCACGGTGTTCATCGCGGCCTTCGTCAGCGCCATCACGGTTTGCATCGGCATTGGCGCCGTCCTGCTGCCCATCGTCGGCATCGTCGCCATCGTCTTCGCCATCATCGCGGGCCTGAAGGCGAACGAGGGTCAGCTCTACAAGTACCCGGTCAACATTCGACTGGTGAAGTAG
- the thiC gene encoding phosphomethylpyrimidine synthase ThiC, with translation MSGASRSLKVDGKVLEGISRGPLPASRKVYVPGVLHPDLRVPLREISQTPTRLGHGPDAKETANPPVHVYDSSGPYTDPAAELDLRQGLPALRESWILGRNDTEALSGVSSEYGRAREADPRLAGLRFAHRRSPRVAKSGANVTQLHYARKGIITPEMEYVALRENLQVEASLAAQHPGQSWGAAIPRVITPEFVRDEIARGRAIIPANINHPELEPMIIGRNFLVKINANIGNSAVTSSIEEEVEKMVWSIRWGADTVMDLSTGRNIHETREWILRNAPVPIGTVPIYQALEKVGGKAEDLTWELYRDTLIEQCEQGVDYFTIHAGVLLRYVPWTAKRLTGIVSRGGSIMAKWCLAHHRENFLYTHFEEICEIMKAYDVSFSLGDGLRPGSIADANDAAQFGELETLGELTQIAWKHDVQVMIEGPGHVPMHLIQENMTKQLAVCGEAPFYTLGPLTTDIAPGYDHFTSGIGAAMIGWFGTAMLCYVTPKEHLGLPDRDDVKEGVITYKIAAHAADLAKGHPGAQARDNALSKARFEFRWEDQFNLSLDPERARAFHDETLPAEGAKVAHFCSMCGPQFCSMKITQEVRDFAAKQGVSDDTALQSALDEKSAEFKKAGSQLYR, from the coding sequence ATGAGCGGAGCGTCCAGAAGCCTGAAGGTCGACGGGAAGGTGCTGGAGGGAATCAGCCGGGGCCCGCTGCCAGCCTCGCGCAAGGTGTACGTGCCCGGCGTGCTGCACCCGGACCTGCGCGTGCCCCTGCGCGAAATCAGCCAGACGCCCACGCGCCTCGGCCACGGCCCGGACGCGAAGGAGACGGCCAACCCGCCGGTGCACGTCTACGACTCCAGCGGGCCGTATACGGATCCGGCCGCGGAGCTCGACCTGCGGCAGGGGCTGCCCGCGCTGCGCGAGTCCTGGATCCTGGGCCGCAATGACACCGAAGCGCTGTCCGGCGTGAGCTCCGAATACGGCCGCGCCCGTGAAGCGGACCCGCGTCTGGCGGGCCTGCGCTTCGCCCACCGCCGCTCGCCGCGCGTGGCGAAGTCCGGCGCCAACGTCACGCAGTTGCACTACGCGCGCAAGGGCATCATCACCCCGGAGATGGAGTACGTGGCGCTGCGGGAGAATCTCCAGGTGGAGGCGTCGCTCGCGGCCCAGCACCCGGGCCAGTCGTGGGGCGCGGCGATTCCGCGGGTGATTACGCCCGAGTTCGTGCGCGACGAAATCGCGCGGGGCCGCGCCATCATCCCGGCCAACATCAACCACCCGGAGCTGGAGCCGATGATCATCGGCCGCAACTTCCTGGTGAAGATCAACGCCAACATCGGCAACTCGGCCGTCACGTCTTCCATCGAGGAAGAGGTGGAGAAGATGGTGTGGTCCATCCGCTGGGGCGCGGACACGGTGATGGACCTGTCCACCGGCCGAAACATCCACGAGACGCGCGAGTGGATCCTCCGCAACGCGCCGGTGCCCATCGGCACCGTGCCCATCTACCAGGCGCTGGAGAAGGTGGGCGGCAAGGCGGAGGACCTCACCTGGGAGCTGTACCGCGACACGCTCATCGAGCAGTGCGAGCAGGGCGTGGATTACTTCACCATCCACGCGGGCGTGCTGCTGCGCTACGTGCCGTGGACGGCGAAGCGCCTGACCGGCATCGTCAGCCGTGGCGGCTCCATCATGGCCAAGTGGTGCCTCGCCCACCACCGGGAGAACTTCCTCTACACGCACTTCGAGGAAATCTGCGAAATCATGAAGGCGTACGACGTCAGCTTCAGCCTGGGAGACGGGCTGCGGCCGGGCTCCATCGCGGATGCCAACGACGCGGCGCAGTTCGGTGAGCTGGAGACGCTGGGCGAGCTCACCCAGATTGCCTGGAAGCACGACGTGCAGGTGATGATTGAAGGCCCGGGCCACGTGCCCATGCACCTCATCCAGGAGAACATGACGAAGCAGCTGGCCGTGTGCGGCGAGGCGCCGTTCTACACGCTGGGGCCTCTCACCACGGACATCGCGCCGGGCTACGACCACTTCACCAGCGGCATCGGCGCGGCGATGATCGGCTGGTTCGGCACGGCGATGCTCTGCTACGTGACGCCCAAGGAGCACCTGGGCCTGCCGGATCGGGACGACGTGAAGGAAGGCGTCATCACGTACAAGATTGCCGCCCACGCCGCGGACCTGGCCAAGGGGCATCCAGGGGCCCAGGCCCGGGACAACGCGCTGTCCAAGGCCCGCTTCGAGTTCCGTTGGGAGGACCAGTTCAACCTGTCGCTGGACCCCGAGCGCGCCCGCGCCTTCCACGACGAGACGCTTCCGGCGGAAGGCGCGAAGGTGGCGCACTTCTGCTCCATGTGCGGTCCGCAGTTCTGCTCCATGAAGATCACGCAAGAGGTGCGTGACTTCGCGGCGAAGCAGGGCGTGAGCGACGACACCGCGCTTCAGTCCGCGCTCGATGAGAAGAGCGCGGAATTCAAGAAGGCTGGGAGCCAGTTGTACCGCTAG
- a CDS encoding CBS domain-containing protein, whose protein sequence is MQIVGELMTRDVVTLKETQNLAKADELLRLHRIRHLPVVRQEKLVGLITHRDLLRAAATHATDPAAQPLWAADIMTRDVQTVRPDTPLRRAVTLMLEHKYGCLPVVDEGGVLQGILTEADLVRYAQHLIGEQDRRELAAEFNA, encoded by the coding sequence ATGCAGATTGTCGGAGAGCTGATGACCCGTGACGTCGTCACGCTCAAGGAAACGCAGAACCTGGCCAAGGCGGATGAGCTGCTCCGGCTGCACCGCATTCGTCACCTGCCGGTGGTGCGGCAAGAGAAGCTGGTGGGCCTCATCACCCACCGCGACCTGCTGCGCGCCGCCGCAACCCACGCCACGGACCCGGCCGCGCAGCCGCTCTGGGCCGCGGACATCATGACGCGCGACGTGCAGACGGTGCGCCCGGACACGCCGCTGCGCCGGGCGGTGACGCTGATGCTCGAGCACAAGTACGGCTGCCTGCCCGTGGTGGATGAGGGCGGCGTCCTCCAGGGCATCCTCACCGAGGCGGACCTGGTCCGCTACGCCCAGCACCTCATCGGCGAGCAGGACCGCCGGGAGCTCGCCGCCGAGTTCAATGCCTGA